Part of the Mycteria americana isolate JAX WOST 10 ecotype Jacksonville Zoo and Gardens chromosome 28, USCA_MyAme_1.0, whole genome shotgun sequence genome is shown below.
GCGGTTTCTGTAAacctgtagggggaaaaaaaaaaaaaaacactttcagaaacctgtagggaaaaaaaccccacactttcagaaacctgtagggaaaaaaaaaaaagcactttcagaaaCGTGTAGAAAAAAGCAGCACTTCACTTTCAGAAGCCCTGCACGCATCAGAAAAGGATCAgaggaaaaagatgggaaaaaggaACAGCAGATGAGCTAAAAGACAGCTAGATCAAAAATTTCATGCCCAATCCTCTCTGGTTCTGATTACCTGGATCATGTATGGCTTGTTGCCCATTTTTCGAATCTCTGACATGTTCCTCATTTGCTGCTGGACCAGAGAAGCTTCAAATGCAACCAACATGGAGAGGGTGAAAACACTGTAGTACCAGTATTCATCCAGGCACCACAAACCCACACAGaacacctgtggggagaaggtgACACGGAAGTTATTCTAATCTCcctcagaaaacaaaagccttcAATTTCTAGGCATTTTTTTTCAAGCTACCTTGGTACACATTTAATTGTAGGAagccagaaaaacagaaaaatcacagtaacTCATTAGGAAGAAACAGGGTCACTCCCAGAAGTAAAATCAATATTACAGTGCAAGAGCAGCATCTACTCCTGATTTTAGAAAGCTGCCAGCTGATTTATGGCTTTCAAGCCAGGATTGTGAGGAATTCTCTCGTTTTTTAGCAGGGAGAAGTATTTACAGCTCTCTTTGGTCATTTTACCTGAAAGACGAAGAATGGAGCTGTAGCTCTTTCTTTAAAGAGTTCCAAGAACTCCGGCACCACCATCTCAGCCCTGGGAAAGAATTGAATCTTTATTAACCTAAACCTTCCAGATTCTCAGCAAAAGCCCAACTCAAAAGCCACACACAGCCTCTGGTGTCAGACCAGGCTGTACTCCGGAATGCCCACAATCGCCCTATTTTCAATTACTTTGATTCAGTTAATTTGTTATATGCAATTAATTTCCACCTATAGCCCACCCTGGAGAAAACCCCTTGGTCCGATACTGTTCTCTGTCCTTAAAGGAATTTGGAGCAAGTGCCGTGagtaattgaaattttaaaaaacaggactAGAACTGTGGTTCAACACCATTGTTCCTGACAGACTGGGTTACTTCGGCAAAGAGAGATCCACACCTGGAAAACTTACTTGTTTGTACCATATTTCTTCTCAGCTGCTCGGATATCCTTGTCCTCCTGATAGCCTCGGGCATTCTGGTAGTAATAAAGGGGATGTTCCACAGGGAAAGCGACAGGAAGAAACTGTTTCTTGCCGTCTATCTCATACGAGTATTTGATTTTCTGAAATTCAAAGGAAAGAGCCTCCTGCCCGTCCTCACCCTgcagacagaggggaaaaaacccaaccagttgAAGACACACCAAAGGCTTCACTCCACACATAATCTGgcctgaagaaggaaagaaaccccAACCCCTTACATCTTCAGTTACTGTATGATTCTATTCGTGGTACACGCAGCAGGAAACACCGTGCAATCTTTAACGTCCCCACTTTTGACTGACTGCAGCTGATTTTTTCCCTAATTACTTAAGTTAAAAGGTAATAAACTGCAGGCTGACGGCACAACGTAGCAGTTCCCTGGTGCGTGACAAGCGTCAGTTCTGCTCCCGACAGCCGTATCCTTACCTGGTCTCTGTGGAGAGGCACTAGTTCTACTGATCCGTTATTTGGGGTTGGCACAACTTTGGCCAATGTGGCTTTCTTAGGACAAGGTTCCTGAAACACAAACAAGACACGCTTCGTCAAGCGGATCACAGACCCTGAATTTCAACGAGTCGGGAGGAAGCCTTGCCGGATCGCATTAAGACACGCGGAGAAAAGAACTCTTTGCAGCCGGGTGCTTTTGCGGAGCCGTCGTTAGAATCAAAGACATTCCGATTATCACAATCCATCCCCAAAATCATATCCTACCCCCAGAGGAAGTCTATTCAGTGAAAACATATGTAGCTGCCAGTAAGACACGGTTACAACAGCGACTGTAAAAATGGGAACCAGCTCGTCCACCGTCAAAAGACGGAACAGTCGACGCTAGCAAAGGCAGTCGGCCCCTGCCCTGAGCACTCAACTCATCCCAGGCTGCCTGCGTGCAGACACATCGCTGGACTCCCCGACAGTGCTTCGGGGCCGGGGCCTGCTGAACGCCTgcacctctccttcccccccccggcagcacgCAGCCGCGCTGCCCAAGGCCAGCTAACGGGAGAAGCGTTTCCGTGCAAAGCGTCTCCTCACGCCCACGCCCTCTCCCTCATCACGCCTGCAAAGCTGCCCGATGCGGCTCTGCCACGCCGCAAGAaacaacccccctccccagcagacCGAACGCCCCCGCGCCCTCGGCCGCCCCCGCACGATAGGAGAGCCCGCGGGGAGCGGCAAGAACCCCGGAGGGTTTTCCAGCGTGGCCGGTCCcgcggcaccggcagccccgggaCTCACCCGAACGCAGGTGAGGGCGCAGTGAGCGTGCACCGACCACAGCCCCGAGAGCGCCGTCAGCAGATGGACGACACCGATAGCGGCGAGCGCCAGGAACGCGGcctcggggggcgcggggcccgggcccggtCTGGggccctcctcctccgccgccgccgccgccgccgcctccgcctgcCCCCATGCCGCCCATACGCGCGGTCCCCACAGCCACAACCAGGCCGGGTAGAGCCCCGCCACGAAGGGCAGCACCGTGCCGTGGaggagccgcggccgccggcggtAAAGTGTCACCGACGAGACCAGCTCGTCCACGGGACCCGGAGCCGGGccggccgccgccatcttccGAGAGACCGCAACGACCCACTTCCGCTTCCGGGAGGGGGCGCGcgagcgcgggggggggggggtcagcgcCTGCGCAGTGGCCAATTTGAGCGCCGCGAGGGAGGGGAGGCACCGGGAGGGGGCGCGGCGGCTGCGCATGTGCAGCCCCCCGGCGCATGCGCACAGCTGTCTATTGGTGGCCGCGCATGCGCACAGAGGTAGTAGCGTCCGGAGCTCCGGCGGCAACGGCGGGATGTGAGTagagggcggcggggggagcggagcgggccgggccgggccgggtcgggtcgggccgcgctgccctcccctcccctcccttccccgtaTTAACTTTGCTGTCTCCCCGCAGGCAGGCGGCCCTGGAGATCACGGCACGCTACTGCCGCAGCGAGATGGAGCAGTACGGGCGGTGCGTGGCCGCCAGTCCGGCCTCCTGGCAGCGCGACTGTCACCGGCTCCGCCTCAGCATGTCCCGCTGCGCCGCCGCCCAGTGCGTGAGGGAGGGGCGGGCTAGGgtcggggccggggctgccgggttGGGTCTGTCAGGGTTGGGTCTGTCAGGGTTGGGTCTGTCAGGGTTGGGTCTGTCAGGGTTGGGTCTGTCAGGGTTGGGTCTGTCAGGGTTGGGCCGTGCGGCTCCCGGGAGCTGAGGACCCGTTGTCGTCCCACAGCCCGATCGTGCAGCAGATTCGCCAGGACTGCGCGGAGCCGTTCGCCGCCTTCGAGCAGTGCCTGAAGGAGAACCAAGCCTCCGTCATGAACTGCAGCGACCACGTCAACGCCTTCCTGCTCTGCGCTGACCAGGTGAAGCTCTCCACGTGAGGTGAGTGTCGGGCTGCAGAGCGGGGTCGCTTTCCCTCTAGACCTGCGGTCCACAGCCCTCCTCCTGACAGCCCCTCTCCACATCTGCTTGGGAGCTGCTCATTTAAACAGCCAGAGTGGAACAGCACAGCCCAGAATACGCACAGACCCGCATTTTTCTCCCACccaccttcccttcctgcctctgAAAATTAAGACTTAGCCTCTTCAGAAAAATATAGAGTATATCTAGGCTAAAAGTGTGCTAATTCATCGGTGGGGATTGTCAGGGGCTGTAAGTGATGTGTGCGTGGCCATGATGGACGTGAATGCAAGAGCATATTTCTCCAAACGGGTTGGTCATTCTCAGTGTTGGACTAAGCTGATACCCTGTGGCAAAAGGCTCTGGGAGGAAAGCAATCTTGCTGAGGTAAAGTCATGAGTTTTGTCCAAATCTATTAATCGAGCTGGTCATCGGTTTCGTACAGTAACGTATACAGAATGGTTTTGTTGGGGTAGGTCAGCTTgcagcgctctgctaaaggtctTGTAAACATCTATGGAGCAACGTTAAAGTAAGTAACATGTTACTAAGCATATAAAATCAGCTGAATGTGACGTACTCCCATGAGCATCCCATGAATGGGACGTACTCCCGTGTGGTAATCTACTGTACCTCATAACTAGGGTGCTGCATACGCACGGAGCCTACCTGATGCTtttatttgtgctgttttttcATAGGGGAGCCTTGGAATTAAAATTCATCTTCAGGAGCGAATGAAAAGTCTTTCTGTACTCCGGAGTATCGTTCCAATGcttggttgggttggtttttcccctctgaaaaacGAAACGCAGCTCTGCGATGTGGTTTTCTTGGTTCTGGTCACGCTACACTTGTCTCCAGCAGACAGTTGGACTCTGACCGGGCTGTCAGAGCGTTCCTGATCCGTCAGCACTTGTGTGCTGATAACGCTGGGTTTTGTCTGCTGAGTTGCGTCTACAAACtttataagtaaataaattacaGAACTCTGTTGAAGCGACACCAAAGGATCAGCGGCAAGCTGCAGATGTGCTTGAATAGGAACCGAAAGCTAAAATCAGCCCTTACCTCTTTTTCTGCGGTCTGTATTCTTCGACAGTTCCTTTGATAATTAAgcacaatattttcctttgtcccaataaaaaaaccccacttttcaAGATCCAAAGCCAGTTCTGGCTTTTCCCACTGATGATGGAAGCTGCTCTCCGAGCTGGACCGGCTACAGGGACATTTCTTTGACCGTAAATGTCCCAGCTTGACCCACTTGAAAACATCCTGTGCGGCTCCCAGTTTTGGGGGTGCCGTGAGGGGTTGTAGCCCCGGGCCTTCTGCTGGTTCAGAACAGCAGAGGGAGTCTTCCCACCGGCAGAGACGGCAGAAAAACTGCAGACTTCAGAGCACCGACTGCTCTATCGACAGCGCAATGGAGATCTTCCAATGCAGGGGTGTGGGGGGCCGCCTCCGTTGTTCTTACACGGGGGAACAAAGAGCCCAGCTCTAAGGAGAGGTTGTTTCTGGGCTGtaactagtggaaaaaaaattaatacaagaaACAATAGATGGTCTGACGAGGAGCGGATTAAGACCCGGGGCTCATGAGATCTGTGAGCGCTTTTGTGGAGGGAGAGCTTTGGGGCACTGCGATCTAGGACCCTTGGGTCTACTGCAGCGTGCCGTGTCTGAAAATCGCCGTAGGTCTGTTTAATGTGTGGTCTGTTAAGTGGGACTGAGAATCTCTCCCAGCAGAAGTTTAAACCTTGGAAAGTCCTTTGAGGTACTTGAGCCCAGGTTCGAGGAAGGAGAAATGAACTGCTACGACCTAGTTATACAAAAGCAACTTTGGAGGAACGGCTTTGCTGCTGTCTGGAGTAGGAACTCGGTCTTCCAGAAAAGTTACAGGGAACCAAACCACAAAATTTTCCTTAAgtgtgcagggagcagaggacaaGCAGAAACTATTGTGTACAGCGCCAGCAGAGTCTTTTGTCTGAAAGTACAGCACAGCTTTGCTGtgtttgtgaggttttttttgtacCTCTAAGAGAGGGTGAGGCATGGACCGGGAAACTTGGCTTTGACCGGGTTCCCAGGGGTTTATACCCCCTTCCTAGGACACATTAATCCTTATTCGTGTTTCAGCCAGGCTTAAGTCCAAGCGTTCGCCTTTGAGCCTGTGTGGTTGGCAAACATCGCTTGCATTTTCCAGTTGGGCAGAGTTTAACTCCTTTGGGAGAGGGACAGCAGATTTAAGTTGATCTGTTCCAGCTTCTAGCAGAGCCCAGATCGCAAAGCTGGCTGTCGGCGTCACCGTTGTCTGCCTCACAGCAGTGGCTACATTTCAGCAGTGGTGGGAATACACGAAGATGCTGGAGTCATGTCTAAAAACATTTACGCACGCTTGCAGAAAAGTCTGTGTTTGCTTTTATCAAATGCCGTGCATTTGAAGCATAAAGACCTGTTTTATCTTCTGGCAGAAAAGTTGGGAGAAAAAGGTGACAGTAGCTTTGCTTCAAAATGAATTTAGAGAGGGGGCAAGTGCTaccagaaaaggaggagaaatctATTTTTAGTGAGTCTTTTGGAGTTTTATTTATACCAGGCAGCACCCCATTAGTCATAAATGTCTGTGGTGTGAATAGCTTTATTAAGGATGCCGTTATACAGGAGCGAAGGTGCTTTACATGTTGTTGACATTGTATTGAAATGTCAGCCTGTcagcagaaaagccatttttcattACGTTTAAGGTGCACTGGGCCCCCTCTTAAGCCCAGTTATGCCTCCTCCTTCTCAGGAGCCTTAGCCACTCTATTATTACTCTAACACATTAACCACTGAGCTGCCAGGCACTTGCTGTTGTCATCGATGAGCCAAACTCTCACAGGGTTCAGTTAACTTacaagggagaggggggagaggaagATGCTGCTTCATCCTGTTTCTGTGTGCAATTGAGGAGAGAAATGCTTTCTGAGACAATACTAGACAGCTGCAAGTTTTATTCTGAATAAAGAATGTCCTCGTACATCTTTCACTACATGTGtcatgtaaatgtaaaataagttCGCGTAGCAGAGAGTGACGGAACCTTCCCGCGGAGGGAAGTATTGTGGTGATGGTCGCTACCTGAAATTGTTGCCTTTCTCAGTTTACCAGCTCCTTTGGAAAAGTTTCTAGATTAAATCAACTTGTAGCCCTGGCAAATTTGGCAAATGCCTTTGTGAAAAGTGAAAGGAATACcaacaattttctttccttcaactGGACATGCCAGGTAATGACTAGAAGAAGCCAGGGAGTATTCTCTTGCTTTCCTCTTAGCCTGGAAGGAATCTGTAGCTGTATGTGCAGTATCGCACGATTAATCAGTTTAATTCTCACTTAGGCAGAGGGGCCTAAGACCTCTTTAAGTGAGAAGCATGGAGCAGGAGTTCTGCAGCTCTTGCTCTTCTTTCTAACTGCATGGGCTACCTGCTCTTGCTGGTTGCTGGAATAAAATCGGAGTGGCAATTACAGCTATTTCGGGCATTGACAAACACAAGGGAAAGGCTGCTGTGGATCTGACTTGCTTGGATGCGTGGTAGCAGCTGGAAATAAGGCAAAGCCATATACACGGGGTGAACAAGCGTCCCTGTGAGCGTTGGGCAAAGCTGTTCTTTCCAAATCCAGCTGTTGGTTTTTTGGTCCTGTCACTGGAGATttagcaataaaagcaaaaaagagcatCGGTTGCTCCAGTATCTTTCACAAGGTGTAAACTGGCAAGGGAGACCTCTGGAAACCTGAGAATTAAATGAGAATTAGGAACCCAGGAAGCGTTCCCTTCATTTCTTGTACCACAGGGTTATGATACTCTCTTGGACCTCTTAGTTTGATTAGGACAGGCTCATGGAAGCGAGTGGAGGAAGCTGTTAGGACAGTTACTGGCATAAagctaaacaaaggaaaaaaagtcctcGGGCAGTCAATCAAACTGGTAGGTTCAGCTTTATCTCCAAAGGCTGCAAAGAGATTCAGCGAAATTAATGCCAAGTGGCCGAAATCAATAAGTGAATAAGCCTGTATTTCCCAGAGTGGGAGACTtgaggggtggggtgggaagcttTAGAGCAGGATTTGGATAGATTGGTCCTCTCACATCCTGCCAAACACAAACCAGACCAGAAATAAACACTAAAGCCCTGCAGTACCAAGGAGAAGAACCCAGAGGAGCGAGTTCTAAGATGGTTGAGAACTGTTAAGAAAGCAGTGTCACACTTGCGTAGGCGTTCTCGCTTGGGGGTTAATTATTGTAAAGGATCCTTCATTCACACGAGTCTTTTTGTGTCACTATAGTCcttctgtttcttgtcttctgGCGTGGGCTTTGCCATTCTCTGCTTGGTTTCTGTCTCCTGGTATTGTGTTTTCTCCCCTTCCAATTGTTCTCGACTCTTGTTTTCAGTCAAATGTGCATTTTGGCTGGTAGTTAACCAAACTGgacatcaggtttttttctgttttaacttacCCACTGTCTTTCTGTGTGGCCTTGGAAGCTGGTCGTAACATGTTCTATGTCTCTGTTTACTCATCTCTGAAATAAATAACGCCTACTTGGCTGGGGAGTAATGAGGGATAATTAATTAATGCATGCAAGGAGTTCTGAGGTCCTTAACTAAGAGAAAGCCAAGGATCATTAGGTTAGTTgattctctgctttgtttttcctccGTTTCTTCTTGGTTTAGATCTCTCAGAATGTGAAGTTAAGTgtgtcaggatttttttcaggCTGTTGCTTTAACTCCTGTTGATGTCACTTTTCCTTTCAAGTGGAACTTTAAAACCAATAAGGTAAATTACACACGATCCTAGAATGAGGAACtaacaaaaacatctctttaATTTTTCATCCAGAAAATATTCTCGTTTTACACTCTGCTTCTCTTACTTAAAGGAACCATAAATCAGCGTGTTCCTTTGGTGTTTGCAGTCACAGGGAGAGATTTAGTGCTGCTGGCAGGCCCGGGTCTGAAATGGGCAACTGTCGAGGGCAGAGCTGTACCAAGCCACATTCCATTCACACAGACGTTTGCTTTACTTGGCTGTCGTCCAGGCGATTTTTTGAGTCACTCGTGAGCACGAGGGAAATTGTGTGGGCAGAGGGGAGCGTTTTTCATCTCGTGGTCAGTCTGTCACCTCGACTGGCTTTTGTTCACCTTCATTCTCCTGTCTGCAaagacaggagagaaacacaTCTGGGCATTTCAGGGAGCAGTGGGGATTCCCAAACCCTCCTTCTCAGCAAATACGTTGGTGTTTCACAGCCAAGGACCTGCACCTCCCTGCTTGATGAGAGCAATTGTTCTGTCTCTTGACCATGCAGAGCAAAAGGGGAAAGCCAAAAAGTGGGGGTGTTGCCCAAGGTGCGTGTGATTCTGTtctttgctctgctgcagagcgGGCTCAGCCTCTTGCTGCTATTATTTCCTCACCAGTACACATTCCCCAAGTCCTACGATAGCCGTGAGACTTGTTTCACTGCTGTCCATAGGTGTTTTTGGGGCGCACGTTGATACCCGTAGGTTGCCAAAGGGTCAGATTCCTTCTGCATACATACACAAAGCTACTTCTGCCTCTTCCTACGCAATGTTCGCTGGCACTCCTGTCGCTGTCTCCCCAAGTCTCTTGTTGCTACAAGAAGACTTCCAGCTGCAAGATACGGTTGGGAATAGATTCACCTGCAGTCACTGAACTCTGATACCTGGCTGCTGATGCTAAAAGCAGCTCTATCCTTTTGgtaagagaagcagcaggactTGCTTGGCAAGCCTGATAGCTTTGGGGCTCTGTCAGCTGTGGTGCTGGTGTCCGCCTTCCTGATTTCTGCTCTTTTCGGGCCAAAATCTAGCCTTGAAATTGGAAAGCACTTGCAACCTAGGTGGTCATTTCTTCCCTTAGCTATAGGGTACGAATCTCATCAGTGGCTCTTGTACTTGAACTCTCTTGTCACCATCAGACTCCTCTGCATCAGTAGCTCCAGGTCTAGCATAGCTCTTCaccatatttatttattcacgTTGGGATTCTAGTTCCTCTTGCAACTAACTGTGACTCCTGCTATTGAGTTTGCTGACTCCATTAAGGGATCAACAGCCGCCAACACTAGTTGCTCCTTTGCTCCAGGATACCTGGTTCCTGGGAAAGGTAACGGATGGGCCGTCCTCCTGAGGAGCCCAGGCCAGCCTTCGTGGGACTGCCGGGAGCCAGCGGACTGCTCGTGCATGCAGTTTGTCTGACTGTGCTGAGGCAAGCTTCAGATTTCCActtacagtttgctttttttttttattttcaaatgtacatGCAAAAAAAACATCGGCACATCACAGCACTAGATCACAAGGAAGAGAGGGTGGGGTTTCAGTGGGTGAAGCCGGCTCTGGTATTTGGGAGAAACATCAATTTGCACATAGTTCACTGTAACATTCTCTTAAAACTTCCTCTAAACTGAGACCGTCTCTAGTGCAAGAGCCTCTAAAAGTAACATACAGCTTTAGGAGTTTTTGCATTTCGTTTCTTAGGGGTGGATGACCACACAGCAAAGGTGGAAGTCACCCAACTGCAGCAGCTTGGTCTAGAACTTGCCTGTCTGGGCAAATGTATGTCATAAATAGCTGTTTCTGTGAAAGGCTCCCCCTTCCCtcataaaaagaaatgtcaaagtgTCTGTAAACTATGTACACGACTGCCTTCTGGGGAGAGACATTGTCTGATACCGAGAGCAAAGGAAAGTCCAGCTACAGAACCTAGCACTGTAAGCACAACGGGAAGTGACTGCACATCAGCACGTGTCACGTTCACACAGCTTTATTAAAGGTGAAGCAACGGTGGAGTGATCTTTATCAGGGCTGTGGTTCTGTTACACGTCATTCTTTATGTCAGTTCTCTACAGGTAGTTGAGAAGGTGAAAAATTCctgataaaaagcaaaatgcatcaGGACTGCATCTCCTTTCATCCCCAAATCCAGGGTTTTTTAGTTCCTGGAAATCTTCGTCCATAACTGCAGACAACAAAacttagccttttcttttttttttcttttttttttttttcatttgagaggCTACACACCTTCAAAATCAGACTGACAAGCCTGTGGAGGCTTAGAAGTAAAACAACACATACAGAAACATCAGTCAGCCAGGTTCTCGGGTTGCACCGCTGGACTCGCAACTCTGGAGAgccaagatttaaaaataagtcattatTTCCTTTCGAAGTTGTTCAGTTCAGATAGACAAGGGAAGGTTAGTTCTGGAGGACCGTACTCCTTCAGCTGGCATGCTGTAAGCAGGCTCATGGGAAAACCTGACCTTTCCAGGAAAACCGGCTATCCTTCACGTATATAAAGAACAAAATCCCAGACTTGGGTCTTAGGCAGGAGAATAAAGAATTTCCCTTTGGTAATAATTCAGACTTCCAttctctgctctctctttcttgccctttttgtgGGTACACATATTAGTGCCCACCTGCTTCTCGCCACCTTGCCTGCCTCGTGGCATGATGATGGGTAGAGAAAATGGATTATTCCTTTCTATCCGCAGCGGAGACCTGCTTTTCTCTAGGCTGAGTCCTGATGCCACCCCTGGGTTGCCCTCGAAGCGAAAAGCAAACGTAGCCTCTTGGAGTTAAGTGACTTGGCATTGTAGGATAACGCAATCCGGTTTCTTTCTCCCATCACTTGTTGGAGGGAAGCGAGGTGCTAGGATGCCTTCAGTGAACTGAGAGCGCAGTCAGGGTGGGAAATCCTCCTGTGGACAGACCTACAGAGGAAGGGCTTTCTAGCAGGAATATTTTTAGAGTAAAAGCATTTcgctttgctgttttaaaaaagaaacaaacagaaattagtGCGGCTGGCAGCTGTGATTTTGTGAGAATCTAAGTCTTTGTTCTGTCCATACAGGGAGTAAAACTGCCCCTttagagacagacagacagacataaagGCGGTAGAGAACTCACTGTGGTGTGTTACACTTCTCTTGGCATCCTTGAACGTGACAGAGGATAAACAGTCTGTTGTTTCTTGAAGCAGATACCCGAGCATAGCCGTTTCGATCAGGGGCCAAACTACTgtgcatttctgaaatgtcaaacGTTAAAAAAACTGTCCTGGTCTGACTGATTGACAACCATGTAGAAAATCTCTGAAGCAGCAGTGGCATCCTTTAGAGATGCCTCGGGACC
Proteins encoded:
- the CHCHD5 gene encoding coiled-coil-helix-coiled-coil-helix domain-containing protein 5, with amino-acid sequence MQAALEITARYCRSEMEQYGRCVAASPASWQRDCHRLRLSMSRCAAAHPIVQQIRQDCAEPFAAFEQCLKENQASVMNCSDHVNAFLLCADQVKLST